Below is a window of Allomuricauda ruestringensis DSM 13258 DNA.
GATTAGGGACGGTGTTGTAATCTACACTGGAGAATTGGCCTCGTTGAAACGATTTAAAGATGATGTCAAGGAAGTATCCAAAGGATATGACTGTGGACTACAGGTTAAAAACTACAATGATGTAAGAGAGGGTGATATTATAGAGGCCTTCCAAGAAGTGGCAGTGAAGAAAAAACTGTAAGCGATAATCGAATAAGAAAAAAAATCCCGCCTAGAGCGGGATTTTTTATGGTTAAGATTCTTTTTCTTCCGGTTTTAGTAGCATGGCATGCGGATATTTTTTACGCACCTCCAAGTACTTTCTTTCGGCCTCCAGTTTGGTTTTGAACCTTCCCAGCCTTACTCGGTAGGTGGGGGATTCAAACTCTATTTTGGAATACCAGTCCGGGAAATCAACTTCCACTTGGTTCAAGAGATCTAATGCTTTTTTATAGTTGCCAAAACCTACCTGAATTTGATAATATCCTGTATTGGAACTAACCTTGGTGTAGAGTTTTACCAATTCATCGATCTTTGGATCTTGTTGAATG
It encodes the following:
- a CDS encoding SPOR domain-containing protein, producing MKTTVFAAILIGFTTHLSAQNAQVTIQQDPKIDELVKLYTKVSSNTGYYQIQVGFGNYKKALDLLNQVEVDFPDWYSKIEFESPTYRVRLGRFKTKLEAERKYLEVRKKYPHAMLLKPEEKES